A single genomic interval of Pseudochaenichthys georgianus chromosome 3, fPseGeo1.2, whole genome shotgun sequence harbors:
- the dkk3a gene encoding dickkopf-related protein 3a yields the protein MVMRMGMQVALLVLALTAVCNGILPEIVNSGISHILLDNSVQGGTEQDSTFVEVEQLPEDLQHKPEDAFHQKDNESDSSSPHPNNLPPSHHNETASDNESVHTSVERETNNITTDAQFSDLGNNIDNGCSADGDCGKDRYCLHDTHNSKCLPCKTVDMSCTKDKECCGDQLCVWGQCSVNATKGEAGSTCEHQTDCSPDLCCLFHKALLFPVCSTKPIERERCFGASNHLLELLSWDVQDDGPRKHCPCAGNLHCQHLGRGSMCLKGEDSSEEELTDSLYSEIDYII from the exons atggtgATGAGGATGGGGATGCAAGTCGCACTGCTAGTTTTGGCTCTCACGGCTGTCTGCAATGGCATCCTCCCTGAGATAGTGAACTCAGGCATCAGTCACATCCTGCTGGATAATTCGGTCCAGGGAGGCACGGAGCAGGACAGCACGTTTGTGGAAGTGGAGCAGCTGCCAGAGGATCTGCAGCACAAGCCTGAGGATGCGTTTCATCAA AAGGACAACGAGAGTGACAGTTCCAGCCCTCATCCCAATAACCTTCCTCCaagtcatcacaatgaaactgCTTCTGATAATGAATCCGTCCACACCTCAGTAGAACGG GAGACGAACAACATTACAACAGACGCCCAGTTCAGTGACCTGGGGAACAATATTGATAAT GGATGCAGTGCTGATGGAGACTGTGGGAAGGACCGATATTGCCTTCATGACACACACAACTCCAAGTGTCTGCCTTGTAAAACAGTCGATATG TCCTGCACTAAGGATAAGGAGTGCTGTGGGGACCAGCTGTGTGTATGGGGTCAGTGCAGTGTGAATGCAACAAAAGGAGAGGCGGGCAGCACTTGTGAACATCAGACCGACTGCAGCCCGGACCTCTGCTGTCTTTTCCACAAAG CGCTGCTCTTCCCTGTCTGCTCGACCAAGCCCATAGAGCGTGAGCGCTGCTTTGGGGCCTCCAACCACCTGCTGGAGCTGCTGTCCTGGGACGTCCAGGACGATGGACCCAGGAAACATTGCCCATGTGCAGGAAATCTCCACTGCCAGCATCTGGG GCGAGGGTCCATGTGCCTTAAAGGAGAGGACTCGAGTGAAGAGGAACTGACAGACAGTCTGTACTCAGAGATAGACTATATCATCTGA